From Mercenaria mercenaria strain notata chromosome 17, MADL_Memer_1, whole genome shotgun sequence, the proteins below share one genomic window:
- the LOC123536139 gene encoding uncharacterized protein LOC123536139 isoform X1 yields the protein MAESSSLARIENDSNTNVTNLTEYSELEGTRIKGSDEVFQMFCETCNRDGKHAVAYAFCKSCLAFFCSTCLKFHGLFLLGHEYLEGENMPQDSCTEKCKAHNNEIIKFYCATCSKFACPVCKIEDHKGTCTIKYLPDIVNEDIENGKYLKELMVKVNSIAKQLTDAKAVIDMKYERLKSTNAEAISAIKIEKETLFAEFDQEVYQSEEKIQVQKKNDDMRLVTAKEQFDSLAAEIEELSKNSKSHSSSPKSPNYKLFITLKQCCDRLSNVKDTVECLTKDCTTSSDAFESEHKIKANELTRRVKEFGRMTMSRHIKSKEMSPKEQQKIAYPMKDINVRAEGDEKDCYIIDFCMLSDQYLIACDKNNSSLKLIDTRNNKLEYVRSVKSKPESVTKINDSEIAMAQCFDRDSVRSKIQFLNLTKAKTLAFQRRYILTQMFCYTVVYINDGRLIISMSQDHKGKIQILNMKGKVLANIEVNGEGNKIFKSPWCISLDSKAKCAYVTDWCEDSIFEIDLGTKATRKIAYFWHPEGITTDKDGFIYVIASGTNRIHCFHPKNGFANAHGTKLHVMSENFSANSQQSGILYSATDNKLYVGYFGHDSIKVYRISDYTDTDKEVKKIKQ from the coding sequence ATGGCAGAATCAAGTAGCCTAGCGAGAATTGAAAATGACTCGAATACAAACGTGACGAACTTGACTGAATATTCGGAACTAGAAGGGACAAGAATTAAGGGCTCCGACGAagtgtttcaaatgttttgtgAAACATGTAACCGTGATGGGAAACATGCAGTAGCATACGCTTTTTGTAAGTCCTGTTTGGCTTTCTTTTGCTCAACTTGTCTGAAATTTCACGGACTGTTTCTACTGGGTCATGAATACTTAGAGGGAGAGAATATGCCTCAAGACAGTTGCACTGAAAAATGCAAAGCTCACAACAACGAgatcataaaattttattgtgCTACATGTAGTAAATTTGCATGTCCTGTTTGTAAAATAGAAGACCATAAAGGCACCTGCACCATAAAATACTTACCTGACATTGTGAATGAAGATATTGAGAacggaaaatatttaaaagagtTAATGGTAAAAGTGAATAGTATTGCTAAACAACTGACTGACGCTAAAGCAGTTATTGACATGAAATATGAACGCCTTAAGAGTACTAATGCGGAAGCTATAAGTGCGATAAAGATAGAAAAGGAAACACTGTTTGCAGAGTTTGATCAAGAAGTATATCAATCTGAAGAGAAAATTCAGGTACAGAAGAAAAACGATGACATGCGCCTTGTTACTGCGAAAGAACAATTTGATTCTTTGGCAGCAGAAATTGAAGAGCTGTCAAAAAATAGCAAATCACATTCAAGTTCTCCTAAGAGCCCAAACTATAAACTATTCATAACGCTGAAACAATGCTGTGATAGACTTTCGAATGTTAAAGATACTGTTGAGTGTTTAACTAAAGATTGTACCACGAGTAGTGATGCATTTGAATCTGAACATAAAATAAAGGCTAATGAGTTGACTAGAAGGGTAAAAGAATTTGGAAGGATGACGATGAGCCGCCacataaaatctaaagaaatGAGTCCGAAAGAACAACAGAAAATTGCATATCCTATGAAAGATATAAATGTCAGAGCTGAAGGAGATGAGAAAGACTGTTATATAATTGATTTTTGTATGCTGTCAGATCAATACCTTATTGCTTGTGACAAAAATAACTCATCGCTTAAGTTAATTGACACAAGAAATAATAAACTTGAATATGTAAGATCCGTTAAGTCAAAGCCTGAATCTGTCACCAAAATTAACGACAGTGAGATTGCTATGGCTCAGTGCTTTGACAGAGACAGCGTTAGGAGTAAAATCCAGTTTTTAAATCTGACGAAGGCTAAAACACTCGCATTTCAGAGGCGCTACATACTAAcacaaatgttttgttatactgTCGTCTACATCAATGACGGCAGACTGATAATTTCAATGTCGCAAGATCACAAAGGGAAAATTCAAATACTGAACATGAAGGGAAAAGTCTTGGCAAATATTGAAGTGAATGGCGAgggaaataaaatattcaaaagtcCATGGTGCATATCTTTAGATTCGAAGGCAAAGTGTGCATATGTTACTGATTGGTGTGAAGACAGCATATTTGAAATCGATCTCGGTACCAAAGCAACTAGGAAAATTGCCTATTTCTGGCACCCAGAAGGAATAACCACTGATAAAGATGGGTTTATCTACGTAATTGCATCTGGTACAAACCGTATCCATTGCTTTCATCCAAAGAATGGTTTTGCAAATGCCCATGGTACTAAATTGCATGTTATGTCGGAGAACTTCTCTGCAAATAGCCAACAGTCTGGCATATTATATTCTGCGACAGATAACAAGTTGTATGTAGGATACTTTGGCCATGATAGCATAAAAGTGTACAGAATCAGTGATTATACAGACACAGACAAAGAAGTGAAGAAAATTAAACAGTGA
- the LOC123536139 gene encoding uncharacterized protein LOC123536139 isoform X2 encodes MAESSSVTRLETDSNPDITDSVEHSELRNTNNKDSDEVFEMCCETCNRDGIHVIAYAFCISCVAYFCSTCLKYHGKFLPGHKYLEEDKMPQDICIEKCQTHKNEMIKFYCGTCETFACSVCETEGHTDTCSMKYLPDFVKDLENGEDLKDLITKKNDVAKELSDTKAAIDMKYKTIDSTTVEATSAIKKEKDALFAQFDQEVFQIEDKIQVEKKKDSTRVDSEKAKFDTLNTAIDHLNENIKNLKLFPKSQKYKLFMELKQLSNTLKGMKDSVECLKKEYSAGDVALESGIRVQAKDLTEKVIKFGTLMKTYNENSDGGNDDKKPVKVACPLDDINLKSTDDLKDCYLIDCCLLSEQYLIACDKRNLSLKLVDTKSKTLVYVRPVRTDLMSVTKINDTQIAIDRLYEKDESRCIIQFLTVTKSKTLVFQKRYILTEMLCYGIAYINDDRLVISMKNNYKGKLQILSLSGNVLANIEYNDKGDRLFSYPRWIALDAKGKHLYVSDCSDDSITDIDIENQENRKFAHRFWHPTGITTDREGFIYVCEGGTGRVHVYHPDDSGTYVLLDKQSANWNPLSICFSFTNNRLYLSLDGQNCIQVYKITNSNFAK; translated from the coding sequence ATGGCAGAATCAAGCAGTGTGACACGTCTAGAGACTGATTCTAATCCAGATATCACGGACTCAGTTGAACATTCGGAACTTCGAAATACAAATAATAAAGACTCTGACGAAGTTTTCGAAATGTGTTGTGAAACATGTAATCGCGATGGAATACATGTAATAGCATATGCTTTCTGTATCTCATGCGTGGCCTACTTTTGCTCTACTTGCTTGAAATATCACGGAAAGTTTTTGCCGGGTCATAAATACTTAGAGGAAGACAAAATGCCTCAAgatatttgtattgaaaaatgtcaAACTCATAAGAATGAAATGATAAAGTTTTATTGTGGTACATGTGAAACATTTGCATGTTCTGTTTGTGAAACGGAAGGTCACACTGATACGTGTAGCATGAAGTATTTACCTGATTTTGTGAAAGATCTTGAAAACGGAgaagatttaaaagatttaataacGAAAAAGAATGATGTTGCAAAAGAACTGTCTGACACTAAAGCAGCTattgatatgaaatataaaacCATTGACAGTACTACTGTGGAGGCTACAAGTGCAATAAAGAAAGAGAAGGACGCATTGTTTGCGCAGTTCGACCAAGAAGTATTTCAAATTGAAGATAAAATTCAGGTAGAGAAGAAAAAAGATAGTACGCGAGTTGACAGCGAAAAAGCAAAATTTGATACCTTGAATACTGCGATTGATCACcttaatgaaaatatcaaaaacctgAAATTATTTCCTAAAAGTCAAAAGTATAAATTATTCATGGAATTGAAGCAACTTAGTAATACACTTAAAGGAATGAAAGATTCGGTTGAATGCTTAAAGAAAGAATATTCTGCGGGGGATGTTGCACTCGAGTCAGGAATACGAGTTCAAGCAAAAGATTTAACAGAAAAAGTGATAAAGTTTGGAACATTAATGAAGACTTATAATGAAAACTCTGATGGAGGAAATGATGATAAAAAGCCTGTGAAAGTTGCATGTCCTTTGGATGATATCAATTTAAAATCCACGGATGATCTGAAGGATTGTTATTTAATTGACTGTTGTTTACTGAGCGAACAATATCTTATCGCTTGTGACAAAAGAAACCTTTCGCTTAAGTTAGTCGATACGAAGAGTAAAACTCTGGTTTACGTAAGACCTGTCAGAACAGACCTAATGTCTGTCACAAAGATTAATGACACTCAGATTGCCATAGATCGGCTGTACGAAAAAGACGAAAGTAGGTGCATAATCCAGTTTTTAACTGTGACGAAGTCTAAAACACTTGTATTCCAGAAGCGCTATATACTGACAGAAATGCTCTGTTACGGTATCGCATATATCAATGATGACAGACTGGTAATTTCAATGAAGAACAATTATAAAGGCAAACTTCAAATACTAAGTTTAAGCGGAAATGTCTTGGCAAATATTGAATACAATGATAAAGGCGATAGATTATTTTCATATCCCAGATGGATAGCCTTAGATGCAAAAGGAAAGCATTTGTATGTCAGTGATTGTTCTGATGACAGTATTACTGATATTGATATTGAAAACCAAGAAAACAGGAAATTTGCTCATCGCTTTTGGCATCCGACAGGAATTACCACTGACAGAGAGGGGTTTATATATGTTTGCGAAGGAGGCACTGGGCGTGTGCATGTTTACCATCCCGATGATTCTGGCACGTATGTTTTGTTAGACAAACAATCTGCAAATTGGAATCCACTGTCGATATGCTTCTCTTTTACGAATAACAGGTTGTACCTGAGTCTGGATGGTCAAAATTGCATTCAAgtatacaaaattacaaacagTAACTTTGCGAAATAA